A single window of Cytobacillus dafuensis DNA harbors:
- a CDS encoding phosphatase PAP2 family protein: MEMRKSKIAYIFLLIAIVVFLYFFLVVREGEPLLFDSTISSYLTHFFTESSYPFFKLFNVLGSTIGTGIISLFVIGLLWVIKRDYAGMALLALAISLGNLLNMWLKEIVGRPRPEVEHLVNVKSFSFPSGHAMMGMILYMLIAYFIMNNVRSNVTKWFVVIMAGMMILFMGISRIVLQVHYPSDVAAGLALGFIWTFIWITLYEIVKGKLKRR; the protein is encoded by the coding sequence ATGGAAATGAGAAAATCTAAAATAGCTTATATATTTTTATTGATAGCAATAGTCGTTTTTTTGTATTTTTTTCTTGTTGTAAGAGAAGGGGAGCCTCTTCTATTTGATAGCACTATTAGTTCCTATCTAACTCATTTTTTTACTGAATCGTCTTACCCGTTCTTTAAGTTGTTCAATGTTTTGGGCTCAACGATTGGAACCGGAATTATTTCTCTTTTTGTTATTGGATTACTTTGGGTAATAAAGAGGGACTATGCCGGTATGGCTTTGCTTGCTTTAGCAATCTCGCTTGGTAATTTGTTAAATATGTGGCTAAAGGAGATCGTTGGGCGCCCACGTCCCGAAGTGGAACACTTAGTAAATGTAAAAAGCTTTAGCTTTCCGAGTGGACATGCCATGATGGGGATGATCCTCTATATGCTGATTGCTTATTTTATAATGAACAATGTGAGATCAAATGTAACAAAGTGGTTTGTGGTGATTATGGCTGGAATGATGATTCTTTTCATGGGAATTAGCCGGATCGTTTTGCAAGTTCATTATCCTTCGGATGTAGCTGCAGGCCTGGCCTTAGGCTTTATATGGACATTTATCTGGATTACTTTATATGAAATCGTAAAGGGGAAATTAAAGAGGAGGTGA
- a CDS encoding AAA domain-containing protein yields MITTYEYIKNWQKALKAEIMHLKKDGSTKYRLFNGRLLSNNHAFTYFFDSVSHIKIPVGSSVRIEWGSKKSEGRILSSEGKSVIIEIEENLGVSLSEVLLVYDPWELLDELFQRLEEMKGSKRKRSRIKVLLDPSIKAKHPEDKIKSNVHELILRSKYNPVTYVWGPPGTGKTYTLARVAANKYMKGLRVLVLSHSNQAVDVLMSEVSLFLEKKGYKNRGELLRYGSQLGEAIKNRPFMTATQLIEKHHTGLAEDKLSLTEERRLLKLDLSSSFSKKDTERLLHIEKKLGSILDKIRQKELEFLKEAKVIGTTLAKAASDSAIYEKEFDLVIVDEASMAYIPQAAFAATLAKRTIICGDFKQLPPIASARHPLVNEWLREDIFHKSGVSKSVEEGKLHPHLFLLKEQRRMHPDISSFTNKYIYHSLVGDHKSVWQLKRDIAKRTPFENQASVLLDSSGAGEYCMIDRFSKSRMNLWHLLLSFQLIYEAYIGGTRSIGYVTPYRTQAILMEQLLEEIYGEDLKEAGIIAATVHRFQGSERDVMIFDTVDSDPQERAGMLLTGKESARLLNVAITRTKGKFIHVCDYSFVQNKVYNNKTWSMLAKHQRLNNKMVLPNEVGKWIKNQHPRLQWMHARKLEIVMGDILSAKSSIILSLPIGETLTKEWISALNRRGNGVSLTLVGTEQPPGLKSDKVIQETFPFPFIIIDRQYLWLGVPIEANRKALPPFVAARLQSKMITEYILSQINDGQ; encoded by the coding sequence ATGATAACAACATACGAGTATATAAAAAATTGGCAAAAGGCATTAAAAGCTGAAATTATGCATTTAAAAAAGGATGGAAGTACAAAATACCGTTTATTCAATGGAAGACTGCTTTCCAATAATCATGCATTTACTTATTTTTTCGACAGTGTCTCTCATATAAAGATACCGGTTGGTTCTTCGGTGAGAATTGAATGGGGGAGCAAGAAGTCGGAAGGACGCATTCTTTCATCAGAAGGAAAAAGCGTCATTATCGAGATAGAAGAGAATTTAGGCGTTTCTTTATCAGAAGTCTTATTAGTTTATGATCCATGGGAACTCCTCGATGAGCTTTTTCAACGATTGGAAGAAATGAAAGGAAGCAAACGGAAAAGAAGCAGGATAAAAGTGTTATTAGATCCGTCCATAAAGGCTAAGCACCCTGAGGATAAAATTAAATCGAATGTCCATGAGCTCATCCTGCGTTCTAAGTATAATCCTGTTACATATGTATGGGGTCCTCCTGGTACGGGGAAGACTTATACACTTGCCAGAGTTGCCGCAAATAAATATATGAAGGGCTTACGGGTGCTTGTTCTATCTCATAGTAATCAGGCAGTTGATGTTTTAATGTCTGAAGTATCGTTATTTTTAGAGAAAAAGGGATACAAGAATAGAGGAGAGCTTCTTCGGTATGGGTCTCAATTAGGAGAGGCTATTAAAAATCGCCCCTTTATGACAGCAACGCAATTAATTGAAAAACATCATACCGGATTAGCAGAAGATAAGTTGAGTCTTACAGAGGAACGTCGATTATTGAAATTAGATTTATCTAGTTCATTCAGTAAAAAAGATACAGAAAGATTGCTGCATATAGAAAAGAAGCTTGGAAGTATTTTAGATAAAATTCGTCAAAAAGAACTTGAATTTTTAAAAGAAGCTAAGGTTATTGGTACGACGTTAGCGAAAGCAGCGAGTGACTCAGCTATATATGAAAAAGAATTTGATCTTGTTATTGTGGATGAAGCGAGCATGGCTTATATTCCACAAGCAGCTTTTGCCGCTACACTTGCAAAAAGAACAATCATATGCGGAGATTTTAAGCAACTCCCTCCGATCGCTTCCGCAAGACACCCTCTTGTTAATGAATGGCTTCGAGAGGATATATTCCATAAATCTGGTGTGTCAAAATCGGTTGAGGAAGGGAAGCTACACCCTCATTTATTTCTTCTTAAAGAGCAGCGCAGAATGCACCCTGATATTTCTTCCTTCACGAATAAATATATATACCACTCGCTAGTAGGAGATCATAAAAGTGTATGGCAATTAAAAAGGGACATTGCTAAAAGAACGCCTTTCGAGAACCAAGCTTCAGTATTGTTAGACTCATCAGGTGCAGGTGAGTATTGTATGATAGATCGATTTTCAAAATCCCGAATGAATTTATGGCATCTACTTCTATCCTTTCAGCTTATATATGAAGCTTATATTGGTGGTACGAGGTCAATTGGGTATGTAACTCCATACCGTACTCAGGCTATTCTAATGGAACAATTACTTGAAGAAATATATGGGGAAGATCTTAAGGAGGCAGGTATCATTGCCGCGACAGTTCACCGATTCCAGGGGAGTGAGCGTGATGTCATGATTTTTGATACGGTCGATAGTGATCCTCAGGAAAGGGCAGGGATGCTGTTAACTGGAAAAGAAAGTGCAAGATTGTTGAATGTAGCGATTACAAGAACAAAGGGCAAGTTTATACATGTATGCGATTATTCATTTGTGCAAAACAAAGTCTACAATAACAAAACATGGAGCATGCTTGCTAAGCATCAGCGTTTGAATAATAAGATGGTTCTTCCAAATGAGGTAGGTAAATGGATTAAGAATCAGCATCCAAGATTGCAGTGGATGCATGCAAGAAAGCTCGAAATAGTCATGGGAGATATTCTTTCAGCAAAGAGTTCCATCATTCTATCGCTTCCAATAGGGGAAACTTTAACAAAAGAATGGATTTCAGCCTTAAATCGACGAGGAAATGGAGTAAGCCTAACATTAGTCGGAACGGAACAACCTCCTGGTTTAAAATCAGATAAAGTCATTCAAGAGACGTTTCCCTTTCCTTTTATTATCATAGACAGACAATATTTGTGGCTTGGCGTTCCTATTGAAGCAAACAGAAAAGCATTACCGCCTTTTGTTGCAGCAAGACTGCAATCCAAAATGATAACAGAGTATATATTGTCCCAAATAAATGATGGACAATAG
- a CDS encoding antibiotic biosynthesis monooxygenase family protein: MNIYMTSGTFDFLEKIKDKHPGETIILMQNNENAVLLHETERKTIFSMPRSFQVLESLGNLGEAKFVVMNHFPIIEEDRPLFEHRFKNKEKLLERLPGLIANRVLRPLKSDTYVILTLWKNEQSFKDWESSLSFKEYFNEKNSSSKQAALFIGAPYIKKYFIPETKTL; encoded by the coding sequence ATGAATATTTATATGACAAGTGGAACCTTTGACTTTTTAGAAAAAATTAAGGACAAACACCCGGGCGAAACCATTATTTTGATGCAAAATAACGAGAATGCCGTATTATTACATGAAACAGAAAGGAAAACGATTTTCAGCATGCCTCGTTCATTTCAAGTGCTTGAATCTTTAGGTAATCTTGGAGAAGCTAAGTTTGTTGTCATGAATCATTTCCCGATAATAGAAGAAGATAGACCGTTATTTGAACATCGATTTAAAAATAAAGAAAAGCTATTAGAAAGACTTCCAGGCTTAATTGCTAATAGAGTTTTACGCCCTCTAAAATCGGATACATATGTCATATTAACCTTATGGAAAAATGAACAATCATTTAAAGATTGGGAGAGTTCTCTATCTTTCAAAGAATACTTTAATGAAAAAAATTCATCATCAAAACAAGCAGCTCTATTTATTGGAGCACCCTACATCAAAAAATATTTTATTCCCGAAACAAAAACTTTATAG
- a CDS encoding TetR/AcrR family transcriptional regulator, which yields MAIDRRQLIIEAATKSFSLFGYKATTMDQVAKIANVGKGTIYTFFKNKEELFDEIISSLINEMKLAADEATNSTSSFHEKVHRGLYKILEFRKKHQLTIKLFQEEKEMGTPAVIEVMTKLEDAIIKYLKDLILYAIEKDEIQECDPELTAFIMLKLYISLIFDWEKQHRPLEKEEIASIFEHYIFKGLSKG from the coding sequence ATGGCAATCGATCGCAGGCAATTGATCATTGAAGCAGCTACTAAATCTTTTTCATTATTTGGTTATAAGGCGACTACTATGGATCAAGTTGCTAAGATTGCAAATGTTGGAAAGGGAACCATTTATACCTTTTTCAAAAATAAAGAAGAGCTTTTCGATGAAATAATTAGCTCACTTATCAATGAAATGAAGCTTGCTGCAGATGAAGCAACTAACTCTACTTCTTCATTTCATGAAAAAGTTCATCGAGGTCTCTATAAGATTTTAGAATTTCGTAAAAAGCATCAGCTAACCATTAAGCTTTTTCAAGAGGAAAAAGAAATGGGGACACCTGCAGTTATAGAGGTTATGACAAAATTAGAGGATGCCATCATTAAGTATTTAAAGGATCTGATCTTATATGCGATTGAAAAAGATGAGATTCAAGAATGTGATCCAGAGCTGACTGCTTTTATTATGCTAAAGCTTTATATTTCTCTTATTTTTGACTGGGAGAAACAGCATAGGCCGTTAGAGAAGGAAGAAATTGCAAGTATATTTGAACATTATATTTTTAAAGGATTATCAAAGGGATAG
- the hemY gene encoding protoporphyrinogen oxidase → MSELKQKVVIIGGGITGLTTAFYLQKEAREKGLPLEVKLIEASHRLGGKMQTVVKDGFVIERGPDSFLARKLSATRLAKEVGMEDELISNTAGKSYVLVQESLHPMPGGSIMGIPTQMAPFVTTGLFSVKGKMRAAADFVLPRSNPAKDQSLGKFFRRRLGDEVVENLIEPLLSGIYAGDIDQLSLMSTFPQFYQVEQKYRSLILGMKKATPSQPKSAREKKDKGIFLTFKSGLQSFVDAIEMNLDPKSVLKGYKAEKIHKKDNGYEIELNGGEILQADSIVISVPHHITQSLFSQFNFFEPFKEMSSTSVATVALAFPEEAIEKDIEGTGFVVSRNSDYTITACTWTHKKWPHSTPKGKVLIRCYVGRPGDKAVVDLSDDDMIKIVLEDLNKTMNITMDPEFVIISRWKDSMPQYTVSHKERIEKVKNHLDSELPGVFIAGSSFEGLGLPDCIDQGEEAVEKVLSFLISKKAVR, encoded by the coding sequence GTGTCGGAGCTAAAGCAAAAGGTTGTCATCATTGGGGGAGGAATTACAGGCTTAACAACGGCATTCTACTTGCAAAAGGAAGCAAGAGAAAAGGGGCTGCCTCTTGAGGTCAAGCTAATTGAGGCTTCTCACCGTCTTGGGGGTAAAATGCAAACCGTGGTGAAGGATGGATTTGTAATTGAAAGAGGTCCAGACTCTTTTCTTGCCCGTAAACTAAGTGCAACCCGTCTCGCTAAGGAAGTCGGAATGGAAGATGAACTTATTAGCAATACGGCTGGTAAATCATATGTATTAGTACAAGAGAGTCTCCATCCAATGCCTGGTGGATCCATTATGGGCATCCCAACTCAGATGGCACCTTTTGTTACTACCGGATTGTTTTCTGTAAAAGGGAAAATGAGGGCAGCTGCAGACTTTGTATTGCCCCGTTCAAATCCCGCAAAGGACCAGTCTCTTGGAAAGTTTTTCAGGAGAAGACTTGGAGACGAAGTGGTTGAAAACTTAATAGAACCACTTCTTTCCGGAATTTATGCAGGAGATATTGATCAGCTAAGCCTGATGTCAACCTTTCCTCAGTTTTATCAGGTAGAGCAAAAATATCGAAGCCTAATACTCGGTATGAAGAAAGCTACACCAAGTCAGCCAAAAAGTGCTAGAGAGAAAAAAGATAAAGGCATTTTCCTGACATTTAAGTCTGGTCTTCAATCATTTGTGGATGCAATTGAAATGAATTTGGACCCAAAATCAGTTTTAAAAGGCTATAAGGCTGAAAAAATTCATAAAAAGGATAACGGATATGAGATTGAATTAAATGGTGGAGAAATTCTACAAGCTGATAGTATCGTTATTTCTGTTCCACATCATATAACGCAATCGCTTTTCTCCCAATTTAATTTTTTCGAACCATTTAAAGAGATGTCATCCACTTCTGTTGCAACAGTTGCTCTTGCCTTCCCTGAAGAAGCAATTGAAAAGGATATTGAAGGTACGGGATTTGTTGTATCAAGAAATAGTGATTATACCATTACCGCCTGTACATGGACCCATAAAAAATGGCCACATTCCACTCCAAAAGGAAAAGTACTTATTCGTTGTTATGTTGGAAGGCCTGGAGATAAAGCGGTTGTCGATTTATCAGATGATGATATGATAAAAATCGTTCTTGAAGATCTTAATAAAACAATGAATATTACAATGGATCCTGAATTTGTAATCATTTCTAGATGGAAGGATTCAATGCCACAATATACCGTCAGCCACAAAGAGCGGATTGAAAAGGTCAAAAACCATTTAGATTCCGAACTTCCTGGAGTATTTATTGCTGGAAGTTCTTTTGAGGGTTTAGGTTTGCCAGATTGCATTGATCAAGGTGAAGAAGCTGTTGAAAAGGTTTTATCATTTTTAATATCTAAAAAAGCTGTCAGATGA
- the hemH gene encoding ferrochelatase, translating to MTRKKMGLLVMAYGTPYKEEDIERYYTHIRRGRKPSPEMLEDLRGRYEAIGGISPLAEITMNQAKSLEAYLNDIQDEFEFQMYLGLKHIEPFVEDAVKQMNEDGIKEAVSIVLAPHFSTFSVKSYNGRAKEEAEKLGGPVIHSVESWYDEPKFIKYWADRVKAAFESMPVDEKEKAVLIVSAHSLPEKILQLGDPYPHQLEETAQMIANQAGVKNYAVGWQSAGNTPEPWLGPDVQDLTRELHEKDGYKAFVYAPVGFVSEHLEVLYDNDYECKIVTEEIGASYHRPPMPNDQSDFIDAMATVVLKELSK from the coding sequence ATGACAAGAAAGAAAATGGGATTACTAGTAATGGCTTATGGAACACCATACAAGGAAGAAGACATCGAGCGATATTACACCCATATCCGCAGAGGTAGGAAGCCTTCTCCAGAAATGCTTGAAGATTTAAGAGGAAGATACGAAGCAATAGGTGGAATATCTCCGTTGGCAGAAATTACGATGAATCAGGCTAAAAGTCTTGAAGCTTATTTAAATGACATACAAGATGAGTTTGAATTTCAAATGTATCTAGGATTAAAGCATATTGAACCGTTTGTTGAAGATGCCGTAAAGCAAATGAATGAAGATGGAATAAAAGAGGCTGTTAGTATCGTTCTTGCTCCTCATTTTTCCACTTTCAGTGTAAAGTCATATAACGGCAGAGCAAAGGAAGAGGCTGAAAAGCTTGGAGGGCCTGTCATCCATTCAGTGGAAAGCTGGTACGATGAGCCAAAATTTATAAAGTATTGGGCTGATCGAGTAAAAGCAGCCTTTGAAAGCATGCCAGTTGATGAAAAGGAAAAAGCAGTTTTAATTGTGTCTGCTCATAGTCTTCCAGAAAAAATATTGCAATTAGGAGATCCATACCCACATCAGCTTGAGGAAACCGCTCAAATGATCGCAAATCAAGCAGGAGTTAAAAACTATGCAGTTGGTTGGCAAAGTGCTGGAAATACACCTGAGCCATGGCTTGGACCAGATGTTCAAGACTTAACAAGAGAGCTGCATGAAAAAGATGGTTATAAGGCATTTGTTTATGCGCCTGTTGGATTCGTATCTGAACATCTTGAAGTACTATACGACAATGATTATGAGTGTAAAATCGTAACGGAAGAGATAGGCGCAAGCTACCATCGTCCTCCTATGCCAAATGATCAGTCGGATTTTATAGATGCGATGGCAACTGTCGTTCTGAAAGAATTGTCCAAATAA
- the hemE gene encoding uroporphyrinogen decarboxylase: MERKINDTFLRAAKGEKTDYVPVWYMRQAGRSQPEYRAIKEKYSLFEITHQPELCAYVTKLPVDQYNNDAAILYKDIMSPLPALGVDVDIKSGIGPVISNPIRSLADVEKLGEINPEEDVPYVLDTIKILTQEQLNVPLIGFAGAPFTLASYMIEGGPSKNYNKTKAFMYAEPKAWFALMDKLSEMTITYVKAQTKAGAKAIQIFDSWVGALNVEDYRVFIKPTMNKIFSSLREENVPLIMFGVGASHLAMEWHDLPLDVVGLDWRLPIKEARERGITKAVQGNLDPAILLAPWEIIEQKAKAILDQGMESSGYIFNLGHGVFPDVNPDTLRRLTAFVHEYSASKLSK; this comes from the coding sequence ATGGAAAGAAAAATAAATGATACATTTTTGAGAGCAGCTAAGGGAGAGAAAACGGACTATGTACCAGTATGGTATATGCGTCAGGCAGGGCGTTCCCAGCCAGAATATAGAGCAATAAAAGAAAAATATTCATTATTTGAAATTACACATCAGCCTGAACTATGTGCTTATGTGACAAAATTGCCGGTGGATCAGTATAACAATGATGCCGCTATTTTATATAAGGACATTATGTCACCGCTTCCAGCGCTTGGGGTTGACGTAGATATTAAATCTGGAATTGGTCCAGTCATTTCTAATCCGATTCGTTCATTAGCTGATGTTGAAAAATTAGGTGAAATTAATCCTGAGGAAGATGTTCCTTATGTTTTAGACACAATTAAAATTTTGACCCAAGAACAGTTAAATGTACCACTCATTGGATTTGCTGGTGCACCATTTACATTAGCCAGTTATATGATCGAAGGCGGCCCTTCAAAAAATTACAATAAAACAAAAGCATTTATGTATGCTGAACCGAAAGCTTGGTTTGCCTTAATGGACAAGCTAAGCGAAATGACCATTACATATGTGAAGGCTCAAACTAAAGCTGGAGCAAAAGCCATTCAAATTTTTGATTCATGGGTTGGTGCCTTAAATGTTGAAGATTATCGTGTATTTATTAAACCGACGATGAACAAAATATTTTCTTCATTAAGAGAAGAAAATGTTCCACTTATTATGTTTGGAGTAGGTGCCAGCCATCTTGCAATGGAATGGCATGATCTTCCATTGGACGTAGTTGGATTAGACTGGAGGCTTCCTATTAAAGAGGCGAGAGAAAGAGGAATTACGAAAGCAGTTCAAGGAAATCTTGACCCTGCTATTCTATTAGCCCCATGGGAAATAATAGAGCAAAAGGCTAAGGCTATTTTAGATCAAGGAATGGAATCCTCTGGTTACATTTTTAACCTTGGGCATGGTGTATTCCCAGATGTTAATCCAGATACATTAAGAAGATTAACGGCATTTGTTCATGAATATTCCGCTTCTAAATTAAGTAAGTAA